The following is a genomic window from Hymenobacter monticola.
GATTGCAGGCCAAAGGAATTAACTGCTAATCCCGCAACAATTGCGAAAGGAATTATAAAGGCTGGGATAGCCTTGAGCATTATTGGGTTGGCCATTATAATCAAGTTGCATTATAGACTCCCACAACGAATTACGAAGCTGCCAATTTAGCCTCGTGCGTCAATAGATATAACTCAATAATTTGTTCTATCTACCTTCCCTCACTACCGTCCACCAATACCATAGGCCCGACGGCCCCAGCAACAACCCCAGCGAAACAGGCAGCGACCACATCCCCAGCTCCGCGGCTCGCCCGGCAGCCACTTGCCCCGTTTCATGCAGCATCTGCAGAAACACCAGCACCAGTCCGATTCTGAAACCGCGGGGCACCCGGATGGCACCGCGGTATTGGCCAAGCGCATTGGCCGGCGTGATGGTGACGGAATAATTCAGCTTGTGCGGGGATTTGTTCACGGCGTTAGTTACCGCCGTCATAGCCGCAAACAAAGCGGTGGCCACCAGCGCCATTGCCACCAGGGTGCCCTTTTCGCCGTAGCGGTCGGGTTGGCCTGCGCCGTTGAAGTGGACGGGGATGGTATCGGGCAAATAGATGAAGTACCACATAGTCAAGGCCCACAGCAGGGCCAGCGCGCCCCAGGCGGTTAGGTCGGCAGCGCGT
Proteins encoded in this region:
- a CDS encoding DUF1648 domain-containing protein; amino-acid sequence: MESRPKIAVPPTAAERAADLTAWGALALLWALTMWYFIYLPDTIPVHFNGAGQPDRYGEKGTLVAMALVATALFAAMTAVTNAVNKSPHKLNYSVTITPANALGQYRGAIRVPRGFRIGLVLVFLQMLHETGQVAAGRAAELGMWSLPVSLGLLLGPSGLWYWWTVVREGR